One Acinetobacter pullicarnis genomic region harbors:
- a CDS encoding ammonium transporter, with protein MGLFKYLFIVLMVMLPCLSFASNWAVEDIPKIHISPDYTLLFLGGLFVMLMQMGFAMVEGGYDPDSKRLRIFAINYMAALIGNLSYIAAMYYYELWFRGELIFFRAPLQTWHLNLLVFYVLMSTTVTMVVSRIIPRKISLLQYWWISLFISFAIFAITSRSAWGGVMNYGGFLKSLGFIDFAGSTVVHSTAAWIVLAGYVVFGREQQESLRRKDIIFDDYKTLAMGLAGFVLWLAWSSLNVGYITAIKVDIEDVVLNTVSTLIAAIVAMIIFGKCYKQSITLESLIKAGLGGLVAITASCALVSITAAIFIGFVAGVLVFVLPNLLKRWIGVKNIIDVTVIHGICGIWGTLILAFVDHSKLLSGREATIFAQFSGVIVIFLWSFGLAFLMFKVVHWWNAKRKIQLKQNDSV; from the coding sequence ATGGGCCTGTTTAAATATTTATTCATTGTTTTAATGGTTATGCTGCCATGTTTGTCCTTCGCCAGCAATTGGGCTGTAGAGGATATTCCCAAAATTCATATTTCACCCGATTACACGTTGCTGTTCTTGGGCGGCCTATTTGTGATGTTGATGCAAATGGGATTTGCGATGGTCGAAGGTGGTTACGATCCTGATTCCAAACGATTGCGTATTTTTGCAATCAACTATATGGCCGCATTGATTGGTAACTTATCTTATATTGCAGCGATGTATTATTATGAGCTGTGGTTTAGGGGAGAGTTGATTTTCTTTAGAGCGCCTCTGCAAACTTGGCACCTCAATTTATTGGTTTTCTACGTGTTAATGAGCACCACAGTCACGATGGTGGTCAGTCGGATTATTCCAAGAAAGATCTCCTTGCTGCAATATTGGTGGATCTCACTCTTTATTTCATTTGCAATTTTTGCTATCACCAGTCGCTCTGCTTGGGGTGGTGTGATGAATTATGGTGGTTTTTTAAAGAGCCTCGGTTTTATCGATTTTGCTGGCTCGACTGTAGTGCATTCGACCGCTGCTTGGATTGTATTGGCGGGTTATGTGGTCTTTGGCCGAGAACAACAAGAATCCTTACGCCGTAAAGATATTATTTTCGATGACTATAAAACACTTGCAATGGGCTTGGCTGGCTTTGTCTTGTGGTTGGCATGGTCAAGTCTAAATGTTGGCTACATTACTGCGATAAAAGTCGATATCGAAGATGTGGTGTTAAATACCGTTTCAACTTTGATTGCCGCAATTGTTGCGATGATTATCTTTGGGAAATGCTATAAACAGAGCATTACACTCGAATCGCTGATTAAAGCGGGCTTGGGTGGCTTGGTTGCGATTACAGCCAGCTGTGCCTTGGTTTCCATCACTGCTGCCATTTTTATTGGCTTTGTGGCTGGGGTTTTGGTCTTTGTTCTTCCAAATCTGCTTAAGCGTTGGATTGGCGTCAAGAATATTATTGATGTCACGGTGATTCACGGTATTTGTGGTATTTGGGGAACCTTAATATTGGCATTTGTTGATCACTCCAAACTGTTAAGCGGCCGCGAGGCGACCATATTCGCACAATTCTCAGGCGTAATTGTGATTTTCCTCTGGAGTTTTGGTCTTGCTTTTCTGATGTTTAAAGTGGTGCATTGGTGGAATGCAAAGCGCAAAATACAGCTTAAACAGAACGACTCAGTTTGA
- a CDS encoding hydroxypyruvate isomerase family protein: MLKLAVNLSMIFTEVPLLQRFALAKAQGFNTVEIQFPYVHSIDEIATALSQHQLQLCLINVPAGDLMQGGCGLAGVPGCEAEFAAAIEQAIAYASQLQVPTVNILVGKQPEGIAYADCLDTLTQNLRLACDRLAAHNIQPVIEMINGINMPGFLIQRMAQAQDLLTRVQRPNLKLQYDCYHMAMMGEDVIQCFQNNRQHIAHIQFADCPGRHEPDTAELNFTGFFQAIAQSGYTGFVAAEYVPSQISLQSLQWKQRYFPSETM, from the coding sequence ATGCTAAAACTTGCCGTTAATCTTTCGATGATTTTTACAGAAGTTCCGCTATTACAACGTTTTGCATTGGCCAAAGCACAGGGCTTCAATACGGTTGAAATTCAATTTCCTTATGTGCACAGTATTGACGAAATTGCCACAGCACTGTCACAACATCAATTACAACTTTGCTTAATTAACGTCCCCGCAGGCGACCTGATGCAAGGTGGTTGTGGTCTTGCTGGTGTGCCTGGCTGTGAAGCTGAATTTGCCGCAGCCATCGAGCAAGCGATTGCCTATGCCAGCCAATTACAGGTGCCGACTGTAAATATTCTCGTCGGTAAACAACCCGAAGGCATTGCATATGCAGACTGTTTAGATACCCTGACACAAAATTTACGCTTGGCCTGTGATCGTTTAGCAGCACATAATATTCAACCCGTGATTGAAATGATCAATGGCATCAATATGCCTGGTTTTTTAATTCAGCGCATGGCTCAAGCACAAGACTTGCTGACACGGGTTCAGCGTCCAAATTTAAAACTGCAATATGACTGTTACCATATGGCGATGATGGGTGAAGATGTCATTCAATGTTTTCAAAATAATCGCCAGCACATTGCACATATCCAATTTGCAGATTGTCCCGGTCGCCATGAACCAGACACCGCAGAACTCAATTTCACCGGATTTTTCCAAGCCATTGCACAAAGTGGTTATACTGGCTTTGTCGCAGCAGAATATGTCCCCAGCCAAATTTCGCTACAGAGCTTGCAATGGAAACAGCGTTACTTTCCAAGCGAAACCATGTAA
- a CDS encoding NAD(P)-dependent oxidoreductase yields the protein MDLQQPKIAFIGMGLMGTRMATRLLHAGLDVAVWNRSASACEPLLEIGATALQLADIGDYPTVLLCLADDHAVQSVFEQLSPYLTAGQIIVDFSSLSVACTHQLAHQAAQLQVTWIDSPVSGGVVGAEQGSLVVFAGGDSQVIEALNPIYQVLTQRVTRMGEVGTGQATKICNQLIVAANSSLIAEAVALADLAGVDTTLLAPALAGGFADSKPFQILAPRMATHQFEPVQWKVKTLSKDLNNAVALAATFKLDIPVATQALQQLHQHQTQGFAEADLSTVIQQVELSK from the coding sequence ATGGATTTGCAGCAACCGAAAATTGCCTTTATTGGTATGGGGCTAATGGGAACACGTATGGCGACTCGCTTATTACATGCGGGTTTAGATGTTGCAGTCTGGAACCGCAGCGCTTCTGCCTGTGAGCCACTGCTTGAAATTGGCGCAACTGCATTGCAACTTGCAGATATTGGGGACTACCCGACGGTCTTGCTGTGTCTTGCAGATGACCATGCCGTGCAATCGGTATTTGAACAACTTTCTCCCTATTTAACTGCTGGACAAATCATTGTTGATTTTTCTAGTCTTTCAGTCGCTTGCACCCATCAACTGGCTCACCAAGCAGCACAGTTACAGGTTACTTGGATCGACTCTCCTGTATCTGGTGGTGTCGTCGGTGCGGAACAAGGGAGCCTTGTGGTCTTTGCAGGCGGTGATTCTCAGGTGATCGAGGCACTAAATCCAATCTATCAAGTTCTTACACAGCGCGTGACCCGTATGGGCGAAGTCGGTACGGGGCAAGCCACCAAAATCTGCAACCAATTAATTGTGGCAGCCAATAGCAGCCTCATCGCAGAAGCCGTCGCCTTGGCAGATCTAGCTGGTGTGGATACCACGCTTTTAGCTCCAGCACTTGCAGGCGGTTTTGCCGACTCTAAACCCTTTCAAATTTTAGCGCCACGGATGGCCACACATCAGTTTGAACCAGTGCAATGGAAAGTGAAGACTTTATCTAAAGATTTAAACAATGCAGTTGCACTGGCTGCTACATTTAAATTGGATATTCCCGTCGCCACTCAAGCGTTACAGCAACTGCATCAACATCAAACTCAAGGTTTTGCAGAAGCAGATTTATCCACAGTGATTCAGCAGGTTGAACTTTCGAAATAG
- the rsfS gene encoding ribosome silencing factor yields MNLEPSQRASNSHEISISTQQQDINACLKVVHEALLDVKAKEIVEIDVSRISNVSDAIVIASGTSTRHVKALADNVADEARKAGFRPIGVEGERDAEWILIDLGIVVVHVMLPTARKFYDLESLWRGNPESAAQV; encoded by the coding sequence ATGAATTTAGAACCATCACAACGCGCTTCTAATTCTCACGAAATCTCCATATCTACCCAACAGCAAGATATCAACGCTTGTTTGAAAGTTGTTCATGAAGCACTTCTTGATGTAAAAGCCAAAGAAATTGTTGAAATTGATGTCAGCCGCATCAGTAATGTTTCAGATGCAATCGTGATTGCGAGCGGAACATCAACACGTCATGTCAAAGCACTTGCCGACAACGTTGCTGATGAAGCACGTAAAGCTGGCTTCCGCCCGATTGGTGTTGAAGGTGAACGTGATGCAGAATGGATCCTCATCGATTTAGGCATTGTGGTTGTACACGTCATGCTGCCAACTGCCCGTAAATTTTATGATCTTGAAAGTTTATGGCGTGGTAATCCTGAATCTGCCGCACAAGTCTAA